In Treponema vincentii, a single window of DNA contains:
- the loaP gene encoding antiterminator LoaP → MDYYAVQVKTGKEPELLKIIRKLNEENHEIEAYFPRRVLYIKKKGIRHKVDAPVFPGYIFLEIDDLSLPLCWRLRKTPNFYHFLPNNQNPLPLADNDLSLLRHFLSFGEITAPSKVFFDANARICVIEGALKGLEGKIIKVDRRKQRAKVLLDMYTDSFPIDLAFDVIEPAASGSYKLEGRNDSSK, encoded by the coding sequence ATGGATTATTACGCAGTGCAGGTAAAAACGGGCAAGGAACCGGAGCTGTTAAAAATAATACGGAAATTAAATGAAGAAAATCATGAAATAGAAGCCTATTTTCCGCGCCGCGTACTGTATATTAAAAAGAAAGGTATACGGCATAAAGTTGATGCGCCGGTATTTCCCGGCTATATCTTTTTAGAAATCGATGACTTATCGCTTCCTCTTTGCTGGCGACTCCGTAAGACACCGAATTTTTATCATTTTTTGCCGAATAATCAAAATCCGCTGCCGCTTGCCGATAACGACCTCTCGCTTTTGCGCCATTTTCTTTCGTTCGGAGAAATCACCGCTCCGTCTAAAGTATTTTTTGACGCGAATGCACGGATATGCGTTATCGAAGGAGCGCTCAAAGGGCTTGAAGGAAAAATTATCAAAGTTGATAGAAGAAAGCAACGGGCTAAGGTACTACTCGACATGTACACCGACAGCTTTCCCATCGATTTGGCTTTTGATGTGATAGAACCGGCAGCTTCCGGTTCATATAAATTGGAAGGGAGAAATGACAGTTCCAAATAA